One window of the Nocardia huaxiensis genome contains the following:
- a CDS encoding alpha/beta fold hydrolase codes for MAKIGRFTSNEAKAAYLRAYDDLATDWPVPSTDLDVETSFGTTRVRKSGTGEGAPLVLLPGMPGNLLFWMPFIEELSRDRVVYTLDVIGWPGRCEPTAPVRDHADIVRWLTEVFDGLGANHVHLAGYSDGAWIAGLFGTTHSERLASLSMLEPGGATFAKPRWSLLLKFLLAGMRPTRENMRKLTQWLTPGLELTDQEWAMALAGFKFRLAMPWPKPFTDEQLAAITAPLMVLFGGTTVVNDPEIGVRRLREHAPAADVETYPGVGHELLWAKTELVIPRLLNFVGSNESVRA; via the coding sequence ATGGCGAAGATCGGGCGGTTCACGAGCAACGAGGCCAAGGCCGCGTACCTGCGCGCCTACGACGACCTGGCGACCGACTGGCCGGTGCCGTCGACCGACCTCGATGTCGAAACATCCTTCGGCACAACGCGAGTGCGGAAGTCGGGGACGGGGGAGGGTGCACCGCTGGTGCTGCTTCCCGGCATGCCGGGCAACCTGCTGTTCTGGATGCCGTTCATCGAGGAGCTGTCGCGTGATCGGGTCGTGTACACACTGGATGTCATCGGCTGGCCGGGGCGCTGCGAACCCACCGCGCCGGTGCGCGACCACGCCGACATCGTCCGCTGGCTCACCGAGGTCTTCGACGGCCTCGGCGCGAATCACGTTCACCTGGCCGGATATTCGGACGGCGCCTGGATAGCCGGACTGTTCGGGACAACGCACTCCGAGCGGCTCGCGAGCCTGTCCATGCTGGAACCCGGGGGCGCCACCTTCGCCAAACCGCGCTGGAGCCTGCTGCTGAAATTCCTCCTCGCGGGCATGCGACCCACCCGCGAGAACATGCGCAAGCTCACCCAGTGGCTGACCCCCGGTCTCGAACTGACCGACCAGGAATGGGCAATGGCCTTGGCGGGCTTCAAGTTCCGGCTCGCCATGCCCTGGCCGAAGCCGTTCACCGACGAGCAGTTGGCCGCCATCACCGCGCCGCTCATGGTGCTGTTCGGCGGGACGACGGTGGTCAATGATCCCGAGATCGGGGTGCGGCGGCTGCGCGAACACGCACCCGCCGCTGACGTCGAAACCTATCCCGGTGTAGGGCACGAATTGCTCTGGGCGAAAACGGAACTGGTGATTCCGCGCCTGCTGAACTTCGTCGGCAGCAACGAGTCGGTCCGAGCCTGA
- a CDS encoding nuclear transport factor 2 family protein has product MRPPLPPFDLESAKKKVLAAENAWNTRDPEAVAQAYTEDSVWRNRDEFLTGRAEIVDFLKRKWAKENGYALRKDLWSFEGNRIAVRFQYEWHDDEGQWHRSYGNELWEFSPEGLMSRREASINDTTIEESERRIFGPRPAGEEDESFPIR; this is encoded by the coding sequence ATGCGACCCCCACTGCCTCCCTTCGATCTGGAATCGGCGAAGAAGAAGGTCCTCGCCGCCGAGAACGCCTGGAACACCCGCGATCCCGAGGCCGTCGCGCAGGCGTACACCGAGGATTCGGTGTGGCGCAACCGCGACGAATTCCTCACCGGCCGCGCCGAAATCGTCGACTTCCTGAAGCGCAAGTGGGCCAAGGAGAATGGCTACGCCCTGCGCAAGGACCTGTGGAGCTTCGAGGGCAACCGGATCGCCGTGCGCTTCCAGTACGAGTGGCACGACGACGAGGGCCAGTGGCATCGCAGCTACGGCAACGAGCTCTGGGAGTTCTCGCCCGAGGGTCTGATGTCGCGCCGCGAGGCCAGCATCAACGACACCACCATCGAGGAATCCGAACGCCGCATCTTCGGTCCGCGCCCGGCCGGCGAGGAGGACGAGTCCTTCCCGATCCGGTAG
- a CDS encoding pyridoxamine 5'-phosphate oxidase family protein — protein sequence MTVSYHTGELAVQQRMGQADIAQHVGRMIRADIPGAAAAFLAEQPMIVVAAADEAGRMWATQLTGLPGFAQAAGDRTITVDALPRPGDPLAAALRSPGRIGLIALQPQRRRRMRVNGIADPTATGLRITTEQVYSNCPKYISRRTLGDWSAGVAATPRHTTALTEEQQRAISAADTFFVASIGPDGHADASHRGGNPGFLQVLSPNRLRWPDYRGNSMFMTLGNIAADPRCGVLIMDWRSGATLQLTGTAEITWDETTFAPGAQATIDFTVTEVVDIAAASPLRWSAPELSPVNP from the coding sequence ATGACCGTCAGCTACCACACCGGCGAACTGGCCGTGCAGCAGCGCATGGGCCAGGCCGATATCGCCCAGCACGTCGGCCGCATGATCCGCGCCGACATCCCGGGCGCGGCCGCGGCCTTCCTCGCCGAACAGCCGATGATCGTGGTCGCCGCCGCGGACGAGGCCGGGCGGATGTGGGCGACCCAGCTCACCGGACTGCCGGGATTCGCGCAGGCCGCCGGCGACCGGACCATCACCGTGGACGCGCTGCCGCGACCCGGTGATCCGCTCGCCGCCGCACTGCGCTCGCCCGGTCGCATCGGCCTGATCGCCCTGCAACCGCAACGCCGACGCCGCATGCGCGTCAATGGGATCGCCGACCCCACCGCCACCGGTCTGCGCATCACCACCGAGCAGGTGTACTCCAACTGCCCGAAATACATCAGCCGCCGCACCCTCGGCGACTGGTCTGCCGGTGTGGCCGCCACCCCGCGCCACACCACCGCCCTGACCGAGGAGCAGCAGCGGGCAATCTCCGCCGCCGACACCTTCTTCGTCGCCTCCATCGGCCCGGACGGCCACGCCGACGCCTCCCATCGCGGCGGCAATCCCGGTTTCCTGCAGGTGCTTTCCCCGAACCGCCTGCGCTGGCCGGACTATCGCGGCAACTCCATGTTCATGACCCTCGGCAATATCGCCGCCGACCCGCGCTGCGGTGTGCTGATCATGGACTGGCGGTCCGGCGCCACCCTGCAACTGACCGGAACCGCCGAAATAACTTGGGACGAAACGACGTTTGCTCCAGGTGCGCAGGCCACGATCGACTTCACCGTCACCGAGGTCGTCGACATCGCCGCGGCCAGCCCCCTGCGCTGGAGCGCGCCGGAGCTCTCGCCCGTCAATCCGTAA